The window CTGCTCCCCGGTGGGCCCGCTGGAACGCGAGGGCATCGAGTCGCTGCGCAGGCCGGTGGACGGCCTGACCCGGCTCGCCTGCCGGCTCCGGGTCGAGGGCCCTGTGACCGTGACCAAGCGCGGCGTGCGCCGCCGAGTGCAGGAGTGAGACCCCCATGTCCAAGCAAGTGATCCATCCACTGACCGGGCATGTGTACCGGCTCACCGAGGACGGACTGGTCGAGGTGACCGACCCCAGGACCGGGGCGCAGGGCGTCTTCGACTTCCAGGCCCGGTGGCAGTCGGGCGAACTGCGCCACGCCGACCTCCAGATGGCCGGCTGGGTCGGCCGCCTCGCCAGGCGGCGTACGACCCGGCAGCCGGAGGAGTGACCCCGTGACGCCCCGTACCACCCGGGTGGTCTGTCTGGTGCGCCGACCCGACGGAGAGCCGCTCCCCGGTGATTTCGCCGTCGAGGAACGCCCGCTGCCGCCCCTGGGGGAGGGGCAGCTGCTCGTGCGCAACCTCTACATGAGCGTCGACCCGTCCATGCGCGGGCGCCT of the Streptomyces aurantiacus genome contains:
- a CDS encoding transposase, whose amino-acid sequence is MSKQVIHPLTGHVYRLTEDGLVEVTDPRTGAQGVFDFQARWQSGELRHADLQMAGWVGRLARRRTTRQPEE